A single window of Agromyces aureus DNA harbors:
- a CDS encoding family 43 glycosylhydrolase gives MLRFVSLAATGLLASVGLFATTAVAQAAEEWNPDSSYTTTDKGDGTYTVPLLNADVPDVSVERVPASENDEGRDLYYMISTTMQLSPGAPIMKSYDLVNWEIVNYAFDRLDIGDAFSLRNGSNSYGQGQWASSLRYHDGTFYVLINSLNLGGAYIYRTDDIEDGAWTRTALGRSLHDPSLFFDDANGGVPYIIYGGVSAVRLNSTLTAIEQDFPNFIQRSDFASQPYVGSSGLFEGAQAFYIDGYYYVVMITWPSSGRQVAMFRSTELLGRLANSPAPYESRGALNSNGFAQGSLVPIANDEGEDDWYGFFFRDNFPIGRTPALIPATWSDGWPTFGNNGVVPVNGAFEKPISLTPEQERFERLKSIVGSDDFDNDAPHRSYQDEPWTIPNPPDLDESLIGVELLDNPGLESGSTAGWSVNDTATLSTSTDAHTGTSAVAVSGRVTTGSGPAQNVTGKVQHGVTYDVSAWVKYDNPASPATKQFYLTARYGGSSTTYTNLSPATNLTRGTWGKVSGSFTIPASQALSDVRIFIETPWTSTPSTAPDTHLMGFTVDDASLVGRPVTTEVAQAEEVAPNGSNLDLVWEWNHAPDNRYWSLTDRDGWLRMTTGKVVTGAYAHRNSGGELTWLEEARNTLSQRTFGPRESVETKLDLSGMKDGDVAGLAAYNRDFSYVAVKRVAGVNTVGVVHRGQPFASSIDQAAIESFLPGRSATLGAASEVHLKADLDFARTSGQLFTTFYFSLDGLTWTQLGDAVGPLRLDGGLTHFMGHRVGLFNYATQQAGGHVDFDRFLLSDALTSQNQPLDESDLDAAIAHAGTLDQSDYPAEAWTSMRDALAEAQSAKAAELGTQNQIDAPERALSYQLARLGVLEPATPSLDVDVTAGTRCVAGKALVTIQATNNEAVPVAIEFESAFGSKTFASVLPGKNAVHAFTTRQASIPAAAVSAEVSAAPDGEPVTVEADAAYAAHACN, from the coding sequence ATGCTGAGATTCGTCTCACTCGCCGCAACCGGCCTCCTGGCCAGTGTCGGCCTCTTCGCGACGACCGCCGTCGCGCAGGCCGCGGAGGAATGGAACCCCGACTCGTCGTACACGACGACCGATAAGGGCGACGGGACGTATACCGTCCCCCTGCTCAACGCCGACGTCCCCGATGTGAGCGTCGAACGCGTACCCGCGTCGGAGAACGACGAGGGGCGCGACCTCTACTACATGATCAGCACCACGATGCAGCTCAGCCCTGGGGCGCCCATCATGAAGTCGTACGATCTCGTCAACTGGGAGATCGTCAACTACGCGTTCGACCGCCTCGACATCGGCGATGCGTTCTCACTGCGCAATGGATCCAACTCCTATGGGCAAGGGCAATGGGCGTCCTCGCTGCGCTACCACGACGGCACGTTCTACGTCCTGATCAATTCACTGAACCTGGGCGGCGCGTACATCTACCGCACCGATGACATCGAGGACGGGGCATGGACGCGGACGGCGCTCGGCCGCAGCCTCCACGACCCCTCGCTGTTCTTCGACGACGCGAACGGCGGCGTCCCGTACATCATCTACGGCGGCGTCAGCGCAGTGCGGCTGAACTCGACGCTGACGGCGATCGAGCAGGACTTCCCGAACTTCATCCAGCGCAGTGACTTCGCGAGCCAGCCGTACGTCGGCAGCAGCGGACTCTTCGAGGGCGCCCAGGCGTTCTACATCGACGGCTACTACTACGTCGTGATGATCACCTGGCCGAGTAGCGGCCGACAGGTCGCCATGTTCCGCTCGACCGAGCTGCTCGGACGGCTCGCGAACTCTCCTGCCCCATACGAGTCTCGAGGCGCGCTGAATTCGAACGGGTTCGCGCAGGGAAGCCTCGTACCGATCGCGAACGATGAGGGCGAGGACGACTGGTACGGGTTCTTCTTCCGCGACAACTTCCCGATCGGACGTACTCCGGCTCTGATCCCGGCGACGTGGAGCGACGGATGGCCCACGTTCGGAAACAACGGCGTGGTTCCGGTCAACGGTGCCTTCGAGAAGCCGATCAGCCTCACCCCTGAGCAGGAGCGTTTCGAGCGGCTCAAGAGCATCGTCGGGTCCGACGACTTCGACAACGACGCGCCGCACCGGTCCTACCAGGACGAGCCGTGGACGATCCCGAACCCGCCCGACCTGGACGAGTCGCTGATCGGCGTCGAGCTTCTCGACAATCCCGGTCTCGAGTCCGGAAGCACCGCGGGGTGGAGCGTCAATGACACCGCGACGCTCTCGACCAGCACGGACGCCCACACCGGAACCTCGGCCGTCGCGGTCAGCGGACGAGTGACCACCGGTTCGGGTCCCGCGCAGAATGTGACCGGCAAGGTGCAGCACGGGGTCACGTACGACGTCTCGGCATGGGTGAAGTACGACAACCCCGCAAGCCCGGCGACCAAGCAGTTCTACCTCACCGCGCGCTACGGCGGCAGCAGCACCACCTACACGAACCTCTCGCCCGCGACCAACCTCACCCGGGGAACCTGGGGGAAGGTGTCGGGGTCGTTCACGATCCCGGCCTCGCAGGCGCTCTCGGACGTGCGCATCTTCATCGAGACACCGTGGACGAGCACGCCCTCCACAGCCCCCGACACGCATCTCATGGGCTTCACGGTCGACGATGCGTCACTCGTCGGGCGCCCGGTCACCACCGAAGTCGCGCAGGCGGAGGAAGTCGCTCCGAACGGGTCGAACCTCGACCTGGTCTGGGAGTGGAACCATGCGCCCGACAACCGGTACTGGTCGCTCACCGACCGGGACGGGTGGTTGAGGATGACGACCGGCAAGGTCGTGACCGGCGCGTATGCGCACCGCAACTCGGGCGGGGAGCTCACGTGGCTCGAGGAGGCGCGCAACACCCTGTCGCAGCGCACCTTCGGGCCGCGCGAATCGGTGGAGACGAAGCTCGACCTCTCGGGAATGAAGGACGGCGATGTCGCCGGCCTCGCCGCCTACAACCGCGACTTCTCGTACGTCGCCGTGAAACGCGTCGCCGGAGTGAATACGGTGGGCGTCGTCCATCGCGGCCAGCCGTTCGCATCCTCGATCGACCAGGCGGCGATCGAGAGCTTCCTCCCGGGCCGTTCTGCGACGCTCGGTGCGGCATCGGAGGTCCACCTCAAGGCCGATCTCGACTTCGCCAGGACGTCGGGTCAACTTTTCACGACCTTCTACTTCAGCCTCGACGGCCTGACTTGGACGCAGCTCGGAGATGCGGTCGGGCCGCTGCGGCTCGACGGAGGACTCACGCACTTCATGGGGCATCGCGTCGGATTGTTCAACTACGCCACCCAGCAGGCCGGTGGCCACGTCGACTTCGACCGCTTCCTCCTGAGCGATGCATTGACGTCGCAGAACCAGCCGCTCGACGAGAGTGACCTGGATGCGGCCATCGCCCACGCGGGCACGCTCGACCAGAGCGACTACCCGGCCGAAGCGTGGACGTCGATGCGTGATGCGCTCGCCGAAGCGCAATCCGCGAAGGCTGCAGAGCTGGGGACCCAGAACCAGATCGACGCGCCCGAGCGGGCACTCAGTTACCAGCTCGCCCGACTGGGCGTGCTGGAGCCGGCGACCCCATCACTGGACGTCGACGTGACGGCCGGAACCCGCTGCGTGGCGGGCAAGGCGCTGGTCACGATCCAGGCGACGAACAATGAAGCGGTGCCGGTCGCGATCGAGTTCGAGTCGGCGTTCGGATCCAAGACGTTCGCTTCGGTGCTCCCCGGCAAGAACGCGGTGCATGCCTTCACGACCCGGCAGGCGAGCATCCCCGCCGCTGCCGTATCCGCCGAGGTCTCGGCTGCGCCTGACGGCGAGCCGGTGACGGTGGAGGCGGATGCCGCCTACGCGGCGCACGCCTGCAATTGA